A region of Diospyros lotus cultivar Yz01 chromosome 3, ASM1463336v1, whole genome shotgun sequence DNA encodes the following proteins:
- the LOC127797214 gene encoding uncharacterized protein LOC127797214 isoform X1, translating into MRAGMKPSPSKLHSDKVQPEAHKEVDLKKLNKPGKLTPGRLKNPFLTGELQHIQVYKTLREVGSSSATFMEGNAIDICATDSHEIYTLGSSEDKLKSAALFENDNLSSEIYDAWIFPDHAKRLCITTGSKQIMDLVGSCGIQERVHKSEKRCQFPENVEKFSSHKEVKKGGRTSPELRKSTFESSLEDETARGPMGQAIRVAIMIAFGTLVLLTRQRKPRYELVYGIEYNSSLHHPQGQNNST; encoded by the exons ATGAGAGCTGGAATGAAACCATCGCCTTCAAAATTGCATTCTGATAAAGTTCAACCAGAAGCTCACAAGGAAGTAGAtttgaaaaaactaaataagcCTGGCAAACTGACTCCTGGAAGGCTCAAGAACCCTTTTCTAACTGGGGAGTTGCAACATATCCAGGTTTACAAAACATTAAGGGAAGTAGGTTCAAGTAGTGCTACATTTATGGAGGGGAATGCAATTGACATTTGCGCAACTGATTCACATGAAATTTATACCTTAGGATCTTCGGAGGATAAATTGAAGTCAGCAGCTTTATTTGAAAATGATAATCTTTCTTCTGAAATCTATGATGCCTGGATATTTCCAGATCATGCCAAAAGATTATGTATAACAACTGGAAGCAAACAAATAATGGATTTAGTTGGAAGCTGTGGGATTCAAGAAAGGGTTCATAAAAGCGAGAAGAGATGTCAATTTCCAGAAAATGTGGAGAAG TTTTCAAGCCACAAGGAGGTGAAGAAAGGTGGCAGAACTTCTCCCGAGTTGAGAAAATCAACATTTGAGAGTTCTCTGGAAGATGAAACTGCTCGTGGACCAATGGGACAA GCAATAAGAGTTGCAATAATGATAGCTTTCGGCACACTTGTTCTTCTTACAAGACAAAGAAAACCCAG ATACGAGCTCGTTTATGGGATTGAATACAACTCGTCTCTTCACCACCCGCAGGGCCAGAACAATTCCACctaa
- the LOC127797214 gene encoding uncharacterized protein LOC127797214 isoform X2, which translates to MRAGMKPSPSKLHSDKVQPEAHKEVDLKKLNKPGKLTPGRLKNPFLTGELQHIQVYKTLREVGSSSATFMEGNAIDICATDSHEIYTLGSSEDKLKSAALFENDNLSSEIYDAWIFPDHAKRLCITTGSKQIMDLVGSCGIQERVHKSEKRCQFPENVEKAIRVAIMIAFGTLVLLTRQRKPRYELVYGIEYNSSLHHPQGQNNST; encoded by the exons ATGAGAGCTGGAATGAAACCATCGCCTTCAAAATTGCATTCTGATAAAGTTCAACCAGAAGCTCACAAGGAAGTAGAtttgaaaaaactaaataagcCTGGCAAACTGACTCCTGGAAGGCTCAAGAACCCTTTTCTAACTGGGGAGTTGCAACATATCCAGGTTTACAAAACATTAAGGGAAGTAGGTTCAAGTAGTGCTACATTTATGGAGGGGAATGCAATTGACATTTGCGCAACTGATTCACATGAAATTTATACCTTAGGATCTTCGGAGGATAAATTGAAGTCAGCAGCTTTATTTGAAAATGATAATCTTTCTTCTGAAATCTATGATGCCTGGATATTTCCAGATCATGCCAAAAGATTATGTATAACAACTGGAAGCAAACAAATAATGGATTTAGTTGGAAGCTGTGGGATTCAAGAAAGGGTTCATAAAAGCGAGAAGAGATGTCAATTTCCAGAAAATGTGGAGAAG GCAATAAGAGTTGCAATAATGATAGCTTTCGGCACACTTGTTCTTCTTACAAGACAAAGAAAACCCAG ATACGAGCTCGTTTATGGGATTGAATACAACTCGTCTCTTCACCACCCGCAGGGCCAGAACAATTCCACctaa